The segment CGATCACGGCCGCGTCCACCTGCTGTTCGTTAAGGTAGTCGAGCGCTCGCAGCGGATCAGAAAAATCCACGACCTTGCCGATCGGTTGAAGCGTAGCTCGCAGCGCGAGAATCTGCGGGCGTTCGTCCTCCAGCACCAAGATGATCGGTTCGCTGTTCATCGCGGTACGACGTACTCCGCCGCAGCTGCCGCGTCCGCCGATATGCGCCAGCCAACGCGGAGCACAGGCGTGACGTAAGGCGAGAGATCGATTCCGGCCGCACGATACATCCGGCGTAATACGTAGAGGTATTGGTCGAGTGACTTGCTGTTGGTATTCGCATCGGCGCCCCAGACGGCGTGAATCAAATCATTTCGAAGGACGAGCGCGCCCGCGTGACGCGCGAATCCCTGCAGGATGCCAACCTGTTTTGCCGATAGCTGAAGAGCGGTTCCGTCAGGAAAAGTCGCTCGCATGTCTGGATGAATGACCGCCCCGGCGAACTCGAAGGCAGCCGGAGGAAGGTGCATGCCATCGAGCTTCGGCTGCCGGGCGGACAGATCATGACCGCGTGAAAGCTGGCGTTCGATCCGGGCGGCCAGCTCCGAAAACCGGAATGGTTTACGAAGGAAATCATCGGCCCCGGCTGCCAGTGCCTCGATGCACAAGCCATCGTAGTCGTGCGCAGACGTCGTGATCACTGGAAAGCCCTCCCCGCAAGTTCGCCAACTCCGGAGCATGGCGAGACGGGCCGAGAGCTCGGGCCCGTAAGCCAGATCGATCACCGCCGCGTCGATGTTCTGTCGGCCGAGTAGTCCGGAGGCC is part of the Opitutus terrae PB90-1 genome and harbors:
- a CDS encoding response regulator transcription factor, which translates into the protein MGKSRRHLLFLEDNRDIHLAFLALFERVFGYAVHPVGSIKEASGLLGRQNIDAAVIDLAYGPELSARLAMLRSWRTCGEGFPVITTSAHDYDGLCIEALAAGADDFLRKPFRFSELAARIERQLSRGHDLSARQPKLDGMHLPPAAFEFAGAVIHPDMRATFPDGTALQLSAKQVGILQGFARHAGALVLRNDLIHAVWGADANTNSKSLDQYLYVLRRMYRAAGIDLSPYVTPVLRVGWRISADAAAAAEYVVPR